The following are encoded in a window of Kaistia algarum genomic DNA:
- a CDS encoding RNA-binding S4 domain-containing protein, whose product MSEPGRQRIDKWLWFARFAKTRTAAQRLVEDGRVRVNRDKIDAASRQVKPGDVLTLRLERQIKVLKVLDPGTRRGPAPEAQALYEDMTPPVEPGSEGGVPAGFPLSGGPRPTKRDRREIDAFRAVSSLRETAFRDDEED is encoded by the coding sequence ATGAGCGAACCGGGCCGCCAGCGCATCGACAAATGGCTCTGGTTCGCGCGCTTCGCCAAGACCCGCACGGCGGCGCAGCGGCTGGTCGAGGATGGGCGCGTGCGCGTCAATCGCGACAAGATCGACGCGGCGAGCCGGCAGGTGAAGCCCGGCGACGTGCTCACCCTGAGGCTGGAGCGGCAGATCAAGGTGCTGAAGGTGCTGGATCCGGGGACGCGGCGCGGTCCCGCTCCGGAGGCTCAGGCCCTCTATGAGGACATGACACCGCCCGTCGAGCCGGGCTCGGAGGGCGGTGTTCCGGCCGGCTTTCCGCTCAGCGGCGGCCCGCGTCCGACCAAGCGCGATCGGCGTGAAATCGACGCCTTTCGTGCCGTGTCGTCGCTACGCGAAACAGCTTTTCGCGATGACGAGGAAGATTGA
- a CDS encoding glutamate synthase subunit beta: MGKVTGFLEIDRQDQKYQPASDRIRHFREFTLRLSDDEVGKQAARCMDCGIPYCHGGTGCPVHNQIPDWNDLVYSGDWQEASRNLHSTNNFPEFTGRVCPAPCEEACTLNLENVPVAIKSIEQTIADKSWENGWIKPEIAAVKTGRKVAVVGAGPAGLAAAQQLARAGHDVHVYEREPKAGGLLRYGIPDFKMEKHFIDRRVAQIEAEGATFHYGVHVGVNKPMAELIDGHEAVLLTGGAEDPRDPKLPGSELDGVHYAMPFLVQQNRRVGREDVSHEEPIIATGRRVVVIGGGDTASDCVGTAFRQGALAVTQLDIRPMPPMREDKLTVWPYWPTKFRTSSSQAEGADREFACATLRVVGKNGKATGVECARVDEKRRPIEGTEFIIRADLVFLAIGFAGPLKDGMLTELGAELDRRGNLKADTERYATSVDKVFAAGDMRRGQSLVVWAIREGRQAAHAIDKQLMGETSLPW, translated from the coding sequence ATGGGTAAGGTAACGGGCTTCCTCGAGATCGACCGCCAGGACCAGAAGTACCAGCCGGCTTCCGACCGGATTCGGCACTTCCGGGAATTCACGCTGCGCCTTTCCGACGATGAAGTCGGCAAGCAGGCGGCGCGCTGCATGGATTGCGGCATCCCCTATTGCCATGGCGGCACGGGATGTCCGGTCCATAACCAGATTCCGGACTGGAACGACCTCGTCTATTCCGGCGACTGGCAGGAGGCTTCGCGCAACCTGCATTCGACCAATAATTTCCCGGAATTCACCGGCCGCGTCTGTCCCGCGCCCTGCGAGGAGGCCTGCACGCTCAACCTTGAGAACGTGCCGGTCGCGATCAAGTCGATCGAGCAGACCATCGCCGACAAGAGCTGGGAAAACGGCTGGATCAAGCCGGAAATCGCCGCGGTGAAGACCGGCCGGAAGGTCGCTGTCGTCGGCGCAGGCCCTGCCGGCCTCGCCGCCGCGCAGCAGCTCGCCCGCGCCGGGCATGACGTCCATGTCTATGAGCGCGAGCCGAAGGCCGGCGGCCTGCTCCGCTATGGCATTCCCGACTTCAAGATGGAGAAGCACTTCATCGACCGCCGCGTCGCGCAGATCGAAGCGGAGGGCGCGACTTTCCATTACGGCGTCCATGTCGGTGTCAATAAGCCGATGGCCGAACTGATCGACGGGCATGAAGCCGTGCTGCTGACCGGCGGTGCCGAGGATCCGCGCGATCCGAAGCTCCCCGGCTCCGAACTCGACGGCGTCCACTACGCGATGCCGTTCCTGGTGCAGCAGAACCGCCGCGTCGGCCGCGAGGATGTCAGCCACGAGGAGCCGATCATCGCCACCGGCCGCCGCGTCGTTGTCATCGGCGGCGGCGATACGGCATCGGACTGCGTCGGCACGGCCTTCCGCCAGGGTGCGCTTGCCGTGACCCAGCTCGACATCCGCCCGATGCCGCCGATGCGCGAGGACAAGCTGACGGTCTGGCCCTATTGGCCGACCAAGTTCCGCACCTCCTCCTCGCAGGCCGAAGGCGCCGATCGCGAATTCGCCTGCGCGACGCTGCGTGTCGTCGGCAAGAACGGCAAGGCGACCGGCGTCGAATGCGCCCGAGTCGACGAGAAGCGCCGCCCGATCGAGGGCACGGAATTCATCATCCGCGCCGACCTCGTCTTCCTCGCCATCGGCTTCGCTGGCCCGCTCAAGGACGGCATGCTGACGGAACTCGGCGCCGAGCTGGATCGTCGCGGCAATCTGAAGGCGGACACCGAGCGTTACGCCACCTCGGTCGACAAGGTCTTCGCCGCCGGCGACATGCGCCGTGGCCAGTCACTGGTCGTCTGGGCGATCCGCGAAGGCCGTCAGGCGGCCCACGCGATCGACAAGCAGCTGATGGGCGAGACGAGCCTGCCCTGGTAG
- a CDS encoding SGNH/GDSL hydrolase family protein, with product MAAALLVADSAPAMAQFRGPTNFLDRLFGRDREVAPPADIPSAPQRGTNRPQAGQPASPTRKKQPAQPSEPPYAVLDVQPKNPDAKKVLVVGDFMASGLAWGLDQAFAEEPRLAIVDRSEGASGFVRDDRYDWSATLPELLSAEKPDMIVVMIGSNDRQSIRTADGKFAPRSEEWQKLYQQRVERFLLALQTYGKPVYWVGEPPIQSADSSADMAFFNTIFKGRAEAVGANFVDIWDGFANEDGQFVSRGPDVDGQTRQLRSGDGINFTKSGRRKLAFYVEREIRQDGGFGPAASAKALLNPNETTEIGPDGKARVVGPIVSLTDPAPGAADVALAGAPPAAGEVAAAPATESFTYKLTVNGEAPPAPPGRADDFAWKPPHGDEAAEGSRKSVIDGIVILPAVQATPAN from the coding sequence TTCGGGCGCGATCGCGAGGTAGCCCCGCCCGCCGACATTCCTTCCGCGCCGCAGCGCGGCACCAACCGGCCGCAGGCGGGCCAACCCGCGTCCCCGACGCGCAAGAAGCAACCGGCGCAGCCGAGCGAGCCGCCCTATGCGGTGCTCGACGTGCAGCCGAAGAACCCGGATGCCAAGAAGGTCCTCGTCGTCGGCGACTTCATGGCCAGCGGCCTCGCCTGGGGGCTCGACCAGGCCTTCGCGGAGGAGCCGAGGCTCGCGATCGTCGACCGGAGCGAGGGCGCGTCCGGCTTCGTGCGCGATGATCGCTATGACTGGTCGGCGACCCTGCCGGAGCTGCTTTCCGCCGAAAAGCCGGACATGATCGTCGTCATGATCGGCAGTAATGATCGGCAATCCATCCGCACGGCCGACGGCAAGTTTGCCCCGCGTTCGGAGGAATGGCAGAAATTGTACCAGCAGCGCGTCGAGCGCTTCCTGCTGGCGCTCCAGACCTATGGCAAGCCGGTTTATTGGGTGGGCGAGCCGCCGATCCAGTCGGCGGACAGCTCGGCCGACATGGCCTTCTTCAATACGATCTTCAAGGGAAGGGCGGAGGCCGTCGGCGCCAATTTCGTCGACATTTGGGACGGCTTTGCCAACGAGGATGGACAGTTCGTTTCGCGCGGACCGGATGTCGATGGCCAGACCCGGCAGCTTCGTTCCGGCGACGGCATCAATTTCACCAAGTCGGGCCGGCGCAAGCTCGCTTTCTATGTCGAGCGCGAGATCCGCCAGGATGGTGGCTTCGGCCCGGCGGCGAGCGCCAAGGCGCTGCTCAACCCGAATGAGACGACCGAGATCGGCCCGGATGGCAAGGCACGGGTCGTCGGCCCGATCGTTTCGCTGACCGATCCGGCACCGGGTGCCGCCGATGTTGCGCTGGCTGGTGCGCCGCCGGCCGCGGGAGAGGTGGCGGCCGCGCCTGCTACCGAAAGCTTCACCTACAAGCTCACCGTCAATGGCGAGGCGCCGCCTGCCCCGCCCGGTCGCGCCGATGATTTCGCCTGGAAGCCGCCGCATGGCGACGAGGCTGCCGAAGGCAGCCGCAAGAGCGTGATCGACGGGATCGTCATCTTGCCGGCAGTGCAGGCTACGCCCGCGAACTAA
- a CDS encoding CarD family transcriptional regulator, translating to MAVIKKTTHRSDFKTGERIVYPAHGVGEIVGLEEQEVAGIKLELFVIAFEKDKMKLRVPVAKANAVGMRKLSDETIVKKALETIRGRARVKRTMWSRRAQEYEAKINSGDLIAISEVVRDLFRSDSQPEQSYSERQLYEAALDRMSREIAAVSEISETEAIRQIEQNLAKSPRRGAKGEEESVAVVEGETAEDDETHDEAA from the coding sequence ATGGCCGTAATCAAGAAGACCACCCATCGTTCCGATTTCAAGACCGGCGAAAGAATCGTCTATCCGGCGCATGGCGTCGGCGAGATTGTCGGTCTCGAGGAACAGGAAGTGGCCGGCATCAAGCTCGAACTCTTCGTCATCGCGTTCGAAAAGGACAAGATGAAGCTTCGCGTTCCTGTCGCGAAAGCAAATGCCGTCGGCATGCGCAAGCTTTCGGATGAGACGATCGTGAAGAAGGCGCTGGAGACGATCCGTGGCCGCGCGCGCGTCAAGCGCACCATGTGGAGCCGCCGCGCCCAGGAATATGAGGCGAAGATCAATTCGGGCGATCTGATCGCGATCTCCGAAGTTGTTCGTGACCTCTTCCGTTCGGATTCGCAACCCGAGCAGTCCTATTCCGAGCGCCAGCTTTACGAGGCGGCACTCGACCGCATGTCGCGTGAGATCGCTGCAGTCAGCGAGATCTCGGAAACCGAGGCCATTCGCCAGATCGAGCAGAACCTCGCCAAGAGCCCCCGCCGTGGCGCCAAGGGCGAGGAAGAGTCGGTCGCTGTCGTCGAGGGCGAGACCGCCGAGGACGACGAGACGCATGACGAGGCAGCCTAG
- the fdxA gene encoding ferredoxin FdxA, producing MPYVVTDNCIRCKYTDCVEVCPVDCFYEGDNMLVIHPDECIDCGVCEPECPAEAIKPDTEPGLEKWLKLNAEYSEKWPNITVRKEPPADAAEFDGVANKLETLFSEKPGEGD from the coding sequence TTGCCCTATGTCGTGACCGATAACTGCATCCGCTGCAAGTATACGGATTGCGTGGAAGTATGTCCGGTGGACTGCTTCTATGAGGGCGACAACATGCTCGTCATTCATCCCGACGAGTGCATCGACTGCGGCGTCTGCGAGCCCGAATGCCCAGCCGAAGCCATCAAGCCGGATACCGAGCCGGGGCTCGAGAAATGGCTGAAGCTCAACGCCGAATATTCCGAGAAGTGGCCCAACATCACCGTCCGCAAGGAGCCGCCTGCCGATGCGGCCGAGTTCGACGGCGTCGCCAACAAACTCGAGACGCTCTTTTCGGAAAAGCCGGGCGAAGGCGACTGA
- a CDS encoding RNA polymerase factor sigma-32 — translation MGTAAISGRSFVRTAMQAPYLERDEEKDLATRWRAERDSGALHQLAASHMRLVIAMAARFRHYGLPMPDLIQEGNVGLLEAAARFEPERDIRFSTYATWWIRASIQDYILRNWSIVRGGTSSTQKALFFNLRRLRAKLSRNGEGLGTRQLYQQIAVTIGVSTDDVAFMDARLSGSDLSLNAPVQDGESSSSDRQDFLVDNGPLQDEIVSDEIDTARWSGWLREAMATLSPREARILKERRLQDEGATLEALGEQLGISKERVRQIENRAMEKLKVALMRDHPEQRPNA, via the coding sequence ATGGGTACAGCGGCAATATCGGGACGCAGCTTCGTCAGAACGGCGATGCAGGCGCCTTATCTGGAACGGGACGAGGAGAAGGATCTCGCGACGCGCTGGCGCGCCGAGCGTGACTCCGGGGCGCTGCATCAGCTCGCGGCGTCGCATATGCGGCTGGTGATCGCCATGGCGGCACGCTTTCGCCATTACGGCTTGCCAATGCCCGACCTGATCCAGGAAGGCAATGTCGGGCTGCTCGAAGCCGCCGCGCGGTTCGAGCCGGAGCGTGACATCCGCTTTTCGACCTACGCGACCTGGTGGATCCGCGCATCGATCCAGGACTACATCTTGCGCAACTGGTCGATCGTGCGTGGCGGCACGAGTTCGACGCAGAAGGCGCTGTTCTTCAATTTGCGCCGGCTGCGCGCCAAGCTCTCCCGCAATGGCGAGGGATTGGGAACGCGCCAACTCTACCAGCAGATCGCGGTGACCATCGGTGTCAGCACGGATGATGTTGCCTTCATGGATGCGCGGCTCTCCGGATCAGATCTTTCGCTGAACGCGCCGGTGCAGGACGGCGAGTCGAGTTCGTCCGACCGGCAGGATTTCCTGGTCGACAATGGGCCGCTCCAGGACGAGATCGTCAGCGACGAGATCGATACGGCGCGCTGGTCGGGCTGGCTGCGGGAGGCCATGGCGACGCTGTCGCCGCGCGAGGCTCGCATTCTCAAGGAACGGCGGCTGCAGGACGAGGGCGCGACGCTGGAGGCGCTCGGCGAGCAGCTTGGCATCTCCAAGGAGCGGGTGCGCCAGATCGAGAACCGGGCGATGGAGAAGCTCAAGGTCGCGCTGATGCGCGATCATCCCGAGCAGCGCCCGAACGCTTGA
- a CDS encoding DUF3108 domain-containing protein, whose amino-acid sequence MTGSLFFSLRRAATLTSAFLAMAIMAGEPALAGPAATRNGSLEASYTMLLNGVTIGRFNLDATLDRSSYTMTIRGKTAGVSAVVSDGTGLLKSSGQIAGSKVLPGDYYLDTTENGRMSSNVSMRMKLGTIVTVAALPPLPIKADRVPLLAAHKHNIVDPLSAMMVPLSRQNMGAVCNRSIPVFDGWQRFDVKLFYKSTAQVQGEGGSYSGQVVVCGARYVPVAGHRPSREAVQFMENNKQLEVWFAPVGDLGIMMPYRMQIGTEIGVLTIHASRFVGQSASVRASLE is encoded by the coding sequence ATGACCGGATCTCTGTTTTTCTCCCTGCGGCGTGCCGCCACGCTGACATCCGCTTTTCTCGCCATGGCTATCATGGCGGGCGAGCCGGCGCTTGCCGGCCCGGCCGCGACGCGGAACGGCTCGCTTGAGGCGAGCTATACGATGCTGCTGAACGGCGTCACCATCGGACGTTTCAACCTCGATGCGACGCTGGATCGATCGAGCTACACCATGACCATCCGTGGCAAAACGGCGGGTGTCAGCGCGGTGGTTTCCGATGGAACGGGACTGCTGAAGAGCAGCGGACAGATTGCCGGATCCAAGGTGTTGCCGGGCGACTACTATCTCGACACCACCGAGAACGGCCGCATGAGCAGCAATGTCTCCATGCGGATGAAGCTGGGGACGATCGTCACCGTCGCCGCGCTCCCGCCGCTGCCGATCAAGGCCGACCGCGTGCCGCTTCTGGCCGCGCACAAGCACAATATCGTCGACCCGCTGAGTGCGATGATGGTGCCGCTGTCGCGCCAGAACATGGGCGCGGTCTGCAACCGCTCGATCCCCGTCTTCGATGGCTGGCAGCGTTTCGACGTCAAGCTCTTCTACAAGTCTACGGCGCAAGTGCAGGGCGAGGGCGGTTCCTATTCCGGCCAGGTCGTCGTCTGCGGCGCGCGCTATGTGCCGGTTGCCGGCCATCGCCCTTCGCGCGAGGCCGTGCAGTTTATGGAAAACAACAAACAGCTCGAAGTCTGGTTCGCCCCCGTTGGCGACCTCGGTATCATGATGCCCTATCGCATGCAGATCGGCACCGAAATCGGCGTGCTCACGATCCATGCCTCGCGCTTCGTCGGCCAATCCGCCAGCGTGCGCGCCTCGCTGGAATAA
- a CDS encoding DEAD/DEAH box helicase, which translates to MNEFSKRPRGPADGHKVFAVLGPTNTGKTHYAIERMLAHSSGIIGLPLRLLAREVYGRVAARVGTDAVALITGEEKIVPPHPRFRVCTVEALPSETDASFLAIDEVQLAGDFERGHVFTDRILNLRGRDETLFLGAGTMRGILEKLLPGITIVTRPRMSMLTYAGSKKITRLPRRSAIVAFSSDEVYAVAELIRRQRGGAAVVLGSLSPRTRNAQVELFQSGDVDFLVATDAIGMGLNLDVDHVAFAQERKFDGFQYRRLTAPELGQIAGRAGRHTRDGTFGVTGQVDPFEDDLVDALENHQFGPVRTLQWRNRALDFRTLDALRLSLDRPPGVDGLSKAPPSVDVNVLEILKRNIETRELAKGIDRVQLLWDICQIPDYRRIAPASHAELVGEIFSFVVRQGAVPDDWFARQVAFADRTDGDIDTLANRIAHIRTWTFAANRPNWLSDPRHWQERTRAIEDRLSDALHERLTQRFVDRRTSVLMKRLRENAMLEADITTSGDVLVEGQHVGSLQGFRFTPDPKADGPDAKAIAAVAHKALAGEIERRAEKIGRAPNPELVLAADGTMRWLGAPVARIVSTEERLKPRLILLADDSLTGPSRERVQDRVDLWLKSHIETLLKPLFDLLSAPELTAEARGIAFRLAEGQGVLDRSELAAELKALDQESRAGLRKLGVRFGAYHLYVPALLKPAPSALNALLYALKHGGLDMPGLAELPLLSASGRTTILVDPTFAKPLYRVVGYRIAGNRAVRLDILERLADIIRPLIAWKPTSDNLVPPEGAVDGNGFTVTVSMTSLLGCSGEDFAGVLKSLGYRLDRRPAPPKPVAAVAPAAEAIVVDPVAAESDVAEAEGAEPVVVSEAMVEAPLTEVEIADSPAQPDVETAATEPAAEAVADAADAGLEGSEPEALESDALEAEATEPDAAEPEATVAAEAGVEAGSDDSAVPAVPAEPEMIDVWRPGRPDRRPRERHERPDRGDRHHGNRPRQGAAPEAAAAGEAVAAPREENRRPGRPHRDGERQEKRGLRPDRPHGGGRSGGERHDDRPRGDRNGERSGERGADARKGAPPPRRDEPPRRERPIDPTSPFAALAALKADLEAKKRGG; encoded by the coding sequence ATGAACGAATTTTCGAAGCGCCCGCGCGGTCCCGCCGACGGACACAAGGTGTTCGCGGTGCTGGGGCCGACCAATACCGGCAAGACGCATTATGCGATCGAGCGCATGCTCGCGCATTCGAGCGGCATCATCGGGCTGCCGCTGCGCCTGCTGGCGCGCGAGGTCTATGGACGGGTCGCGGCCCGCGTGGGAACGGATGCGGTCGCGCTGATCACGGGCGAGGAAAAGATCGTCCCGCCGCATCCGCGCTTCCGCGTCTGCACGGTGGAAGCGCTGCCCTCCGAGACCGATGCTTCCTTCCTGGCCATCGACGAAGTCCAGCTCGCCGGGGATTTCGAGCGCGGGCATGTCTTCACCGACCGCATCCTCAATCTGCGTGGACGTGACGAGACGCTTTTCCTCGGCGCAGGTACGATGCGCGGCATCCTCGAGAAGCTTCTGCCCGGCATCACCATCGTAACGCGGCCGCGCATGTCGATGCTGACCTATGCCGGCTCGAAAAAGATCACGCGCCTGCCGCGCCGTTCGGCGATCGTCGCTTTTTCGTCCGACGAGGTCTATGCGGTTGCCGAACTCATCCGCCGCCAGCGCGGCGGCGCGGCGGTTGTGCTGGGCTCGCTCAGCCCCCGCACGCGCAACGCCCAGGTCGAACTGTTCCAGTCGGGGGATGTTGATTTCCTGGTCGCTACCGACGCGATCGGCATGGGGCTCAATCTCGATGTCGACCATGTCGCCTTCGCGCAGGAGCGCAAATTCGACGGATTTCAGTACCGCCGCCTGACGGCGCCGGAACTCGGCCAGATTGCCGGACGCGCCGGCCGGCATACCCGCGACGGCACGTTCGGGGTCACCGGTCAGGTCGATCCCTTCGAGGACGATCTCGTCGATGCGCTGGAGAATCACCAGTTCGGACCAGTGCGCACGCTGCAATGGCGCAACCGTGCGCTCGATTTCCGCACGCTGGATGCGCTGCGCCTGTCGCTTGACCGCCCCCCCGGCGTGGACGGCCTCAGCAAGGCTCCGCCCTCGGTGGATGTGAACGTCCTGGAAATCCTGAAACGCAATATCGAGACGCGGGAACTCGCCAAAGGCATCGACCGGGTGCAGCTTCTCTGGGACATTTGCCAGATTCCCGATTATCGTCGCATCGCGCCGGCCAGTCATGCCGAACTGGTTGGCGAGATCTTCTCCTTCGTCGTGCGGCAGGGAGCGGTGCCCGACGACTGGTTTGCACGGCAAGTGGCCTTCGCTGATCGCACAGATGGTGATATTGACACGCTCGCAAACCGGATCGCTCACATCCGAACCTGGACCTTTGCGGCCAACCGGCCGAATTGGTTGTCCGATCCCCGCCATTGGCAGGAGCGGACGCGCGCGATAGAGGATCGGCTGTCCGATGCGCTCCACGAAAGGCTGACCCAGCGTTTCGTGGACCGGCGGACTAGTGTGCTGATGAAGCGGCTCAGAGAAAACGCGATGCTCGAAGCAGATATCACGACCTCCGGCGATGTGCTGGTCGAGGGACAGCATGTCGGAAGCCTGCAGGGGTTCCGCTTCACGCCCGATCCCAAGGCCGATGGGCCGGACGCCAAGGCGATCGCCGCCGTGGCCCATAAGGCGTTGGCTGGCGAGATCGAACGGCGGGCCGAGAAGATCGGCCGTGCGCCCAATCCCGAACTCGTCCTTGCGGCTGACGGGACGATGCGCTGGCTCGGTGCTCCGGTCGCGCGCATCGTCTCGACCGAGGAAAGGCTGAAGCCTCGGCTGATCCTGCTCGCTGACGACAGCCTCACGGGGCCGTCGCGTGAACGGGTGCAGGACCGGGTCGACCTCTGGCTGAAGAGCCATATCGAGACCTTGCTGAAGCCGCTCTTCGATCTTCTGTCCGCACCCGAGCTCACCGCCGAAGCGCGCGGCATCGCCTTCCGCCTCGCCGAAGGGCAGGGCGTGCTCGACCGCTCGGAGCTTGCGGCGGAGTTGAAGGCGCTCGATCAGGAGTCGCGCGCCGGCCTCCGCAAGCTGGGCGTCCGGTTCGGCGCTTATCATCTCTATGTCCCCGCGCTGCTGAAGCCGGCGCCGAGCGCGCTCAACGCCCTGCTTTATGCGCTGAAGCATGGCGGGCTCGACATGCCCGGCCTTGCCGAGCTGCCGCTGCTCTCGGCGAGCGGACGCACGACGATCTTGGTCGATCCGACCTTCGCCAAGCCGCTTTACCGTGTCGTCGGCTATCGCATCGCGGGCAATCGCGCCGTGCGCCTCGACATATTGGAGCGGCTCGCCGACATCATCCGCCCGCTCATCGCCTGGAAGCCCACCTCCGACAATCTGGTCCCGCCGGAGGGCGCGGTCGATGGCAACGGCTTCACCGTGACGGTGTCGATGACGTCGCTGCTCGGCTGCTCGGGCGAGGATTTCGCTGGCGTGCTGAAGTCGCTCGGCTATCGTCTTGACCGCCGGCCCGCGCCGCCGAAGCCGGTTGCCGCCGTCGCTCCGGCCGCCGAGGCTATCGTCGTCGATCCGGTTGCCGCCGAGAGCGATGTTGCGGAAGCCGAGGGTGCGGAGCCAGTCGTCGTTTCCGAGGCGATGGTCGAGGCGCCCCTCACAGAGGTCGAAATTGCCGATTCGCCGGCGCAGCCGGATGTAGAGACCGCGGCGACCGAACCGGCAGCGGAGGCAGTCGCCGATGCGGCAGATGCCGGGCTGGAGGGTTCGGAGCCCGAGGCCCTAGAGTCCGATGCTTTGGAAGCGGAGGCCACCGAACCGGACGCCGCCGAGCCGGAAGCGACCGTTGCCGCCGAGGCGGGTGTTGAGGCTGGGTCCGACGACAGCGCCGTGCCGGCCGTTCCTGCCGAGCCGGAAATGATCGATGTCTGGCGGCCCGGCCGTCCCGACCGTCGTCCGCGCGAGCGGCATGAGCGTCCGGATCGCGGCGATCGCCATCATGGCAACCGTCCGCGCCAGGGCGCGGCGCCGGAAGCGGCAGCGGCCGGCGAGGCCGTCGCTGCGCCGCGTGAGGAGAACCGTCGCCCCGGCCGCCCGCATCGCGATGGCGAGCGACAGGAAAAGCGCGGGCTGCGTCCCGATCGTCCGCATGGCGGCGGTCGCTCCGGTGGTGAGCGCCATGATGATCGTCCTCGTGGCGATCGGAACGGTGAACGCTCCGGCGAGCGTGGTGCCGATGCCCGCAAGGGCGCGCCGCCGCCGCGTCGCGATGAGCCGCCGCGGCGTGAGCGTCCGATCGATCCGACTTCGCCTTTCGCGGCGCTCGCAGCGCTGAAGGCGGATCTCGAAGCCAAGAAGCGGGGCGGCTGA
- a CDS encoding threonine aldolase family protein has translation MIFTSDNWAGASDRVVAALTDAASGDLPAYGGDSLTREAERLFAEVFEREVFVFFVATGTAANSLALAQVGMAGGVVFCHRGAHIFVDEGGAPEFLAGCRLHPIDGEGGKLKPDALAAAIGRYPATAIHHGRPMGVSISQLTEAGTAYSPAEIAALATIAREAGVALHMDGSRFANALAGSGTSAADLTWRAGVDMLSFGGTKNGCFAAEGVVFFDAALADGFAFQRKRAGHLFSKSRFVSAQFAAYLTDGHWLELAKHANAMAARLAAGIEGSSQARLALRPDGNEVFAVLPLDMDLRLKAAGALYYEWPAETLSLAPIDGTVLVRLATNFRTRAEDVDQFLAVLSE, from the coding sequence ATGATCTTCACCAGCGACAATTGGGCCGGCGCCTCCGACCGCGTGGTGGCGGCGCTCACCGACGCGGCTTCCGGCGATTTGCCGGCCTATGGCGGCGATTCGCTCACCCGCGAGGCCGAAAGGCTGTTTGCCGAGGTTTTCGAGCGCGAGGTCTTCGTCTTCTTCGTCGCGACCGGCACGGCCGCGAATTCGCTGGCGCTGGCGCAGGTCGGCATGGCGGGCGGCGTGGTGTTCTGTCATCGCGGCGCACATATCTTCGTCGACGAGGGCGGCGCGCCGGAATTTCTCGCCGGCTGCCGACTGCATCCGATCGATGGCGAGGGCGGCAAGCTGAAGCCGGATGCGCTGGCCGCGGCGATCGGCCGCTATCCGGCGACGGCCATCCATCACGGACGGCCCATGGGGGTTTCGATCAGCCAGCTGACGGAAGCGGGCACGGCCTATTCCCCGGCGGAAATCGCCGCGCTCGCGACGATCGCGCGTGAGGCGGGGGTGGCGCTGCATATGGACGGATCGCGCTTCGCCAATGCGCTGGCCGGATCCGGAACGAGCGCGGCCGATCTCACCTGGCGAGCCGGGGTCGACATGCTCTCCTTCGGCGGCACCAAGAATGGCTGCTTCGCCGCCGAGGGGGTCGTGTTCTTCGATGCGGCGCTGGCGGATGGCTTCGCCTTTCAACGCAAACGCGCCGGCCATCTCTTTTCCAAGAGCCGTTTCGTCTCGGCCCAGTTCGCGGCCTATCTGACGGATGGGCATTGGCTGGAACTGGCTAAGCACGCCAATGCCATGGCGGCGCGCCTTGCCGCTGGCATCGAAGGCTCAAGCCAGGCGCGGCTGGCGTTGCGTCCGGACGGCAACGAGGTTTTTGCCGTCCTTCCCCTCGATATGGACCTTCGGCTGAAGGCGGCGGGTGCTCTCTATTATGAATGGCCGGCGGAGACGCTTTCGCTGGCGCCGATAGACGGCACCGTGCTGGTCCGCCTTGCAACGAATTTCCGCACGCGCGCCGAGGACGTCGATCAGTTCCTCGCTGTGCTCAGCGAATAG
- the rpmB gene encoding 50S ribosomal protein L28: MSRVCELTGKAVMTGNTVSHANNKSRRRYLPNLVNVTLISDALGQSYKLRVSAYGLRSVEHRGGLDAFLAKADASELSAKAQLLKRQIAKKLVAAAA; encoded by the coding sequence ATGTCGCGTGTCTGCGAGCTGACCGGCAAGGCGGTGATGACCGGCAACACCGTCAGCCATGCCAACAACAAGAGCCGTCGGCGCTACCTGCCGAATCTCGTCAACGTGACGCTGATCAGCGACGCGCTTGGCCAGAGCTACAAGCTGCGCGTTTCGGCCTATGGCCTGCGCTCGGTCGAGCATCGCGGCGGCCTCGACGCCTTCCTCGCCAAGGCCGACGCCAGCGAGCTTTCGGCGAAGGCGCAGCTCTTGAAGCGCCAGATCGCCAAGAAGCTGGTCGCTGCGGCCGCCTGA